A portion of the Pseudodesulfovibrio alkaliphilus genome contains these proteins:
- the crcB gene encoding fluoride efflux transporter CrcB, with product MLMKLLYLSLGGAAGTVSRYWLSGVAQRLAGTAFPLGTFAVNMIGCLFFGAVWGYLENRLLPGSHVRILALTGFMGAFTTFSTYMFETAELVKIGQYAMALLNVVGQSVAGLALVLAGIALGRLL from the coding sequence ATGCTGATGAAACTCCTGTATCTCTCCCTTGGCGGCGCGGCCGGGACCGTGTCGCGCTACTGGCTCTCCGGCGTCGCCCAGCGGCTGGCAGGCACAGCCTTTCCTCTTGGCACCTTCGCAGTCAACATGATCGGCTGCCTGTTTTTCGGAGCCGTCTGGGGCTATCTTGAAAACCGCCTGCTGCCCGGAAGCCATGTACGCATTCTCGCCCTGACGGGCTTCATGGGCGCGTTCACCACCTTTTCCACCTACATGTTCGAGACCGCCGAGCTGGTCAAGATCGGCCAGTACGCCATGGCCCTGCTCAACGTGGTTGGCCAGAGCGTGGCCGGACTGGCCCTGGTGCTTGCAGGCATCGCATTGGGACGACTGCTCTAG
- a CDS encoding class IV adenylate cyclase: MPLERELKYADVDLVALRRALSAGGGDSGGGRYFESNLVFDGPGRPLRSSGVLLRLRLRQGQAVLTVKRPPAVAEASALKVFEELETTVGDFSVMRQALEAVGFEAAFAYEKVREKWLFAGCTVCLDHLPFGDFVEIEGDEMSVPRCAEALGLDPATATRATYHALNLERQGDDGGESDENFVFSSEERAKLLAEIDRE, from the coding sequence ATGCCCTTGGAACGGGAACTGAAGTACGCAGACGTTGATCTGGTGGCACTGCGACGGGCTTTGTCCGCTGGCGGGGGTGATTCCGGCGGCGGACGTTACTTCGAGTCCAACCTGGTCTTTGACGGCCCGGGGAGGCCGCTGCGGTCGTCCGGTGTGCTGTTGCGTCTCCGGCTGCGCCAGGGCCAGGCCGTGCTCACGGTCAAGCGTCCGCCAGCCGTGGCAGAGGCTTCGGCGCTCAAGGTGTTCGAGGAGTTGGAGACCACGGTGGGTGATTTTTCGGTTATGCGTCAGGCTCTTGAGGCTGTCGGCTTCGAGGCGGCCTTTGCCTATGAAAAGGTGCGGGAGAAATGGCTCTTTGCGGGCTGTACCGTCTGCCTGGACCACCTTCCCTTTGGCGATTTTGTCGAGATAGAAGGCGATGAAATGTCGGTGCCCCGATGCGCCGAAGCCCTGGGGCTTGATCCGGCAACCGCGACCAGGGCCACCTATCATGCCCTGAACCTGGAGCGCCAGGGGGACGATGGCGGGGAGTCGGACGAGAATTTCGTCTTTTCGTCGGAGGAGAGGGCCAAGTTGCTGGCGGAAATCGACAGAGAATGA
- the ligA gene encoding NAD-dependent DNA ligase LigA has product MASPEILRRTAWLRERIEYHNHRYYVLDDPEISDAEFDALFRELEGLEAAHPELDDPNSPTRRVGGAPAAAFAPYEHAMRMYSLDNAMALDDWFAFVGRVSKGVGRSDVAYWTDPKMDGLAVEVVYEAGRFIRAATRGDGNIGEDVTHTMRTVMNLPLTLRGPDVPDLLDVRGEVVMSNADFAALNERRREAGEVPFANPRNGAAGAVRQLDPKVAASRPLRFLAYGVGRVQWGSPLFAWTSQHEIMAGLSRLGFGIPPEARLCGSADEVAAYFSSLMERRAAMPFEIDGVVAKVDSLELQRTLGFTSRAPRWALALKFPALQAKTVLRDIRIQVGRTGVLTPVAELEPVPLAGVVVSNATLHNKGYIAERDFRISDTVLIQRAGDVIPQVLSVDLKRRPEGAEAYVFPGECPVCGAEAREDGEAVRCTNPICPAKTVQRIIHFVSKAGLDMEGVGRTWVRRLAEDGVLQSPADLFALDKTVLLRYEGMGDRSAAKFIEAVERARTSSPLWRLIAGLGIRHVGEQTARTLAAHCRDLDALAQADHEELLALDDVGPVVADSIRHFFHSAEAADLLRRFREADFWPEGGPVLPDAGDGAGEAAPLAGKVFIFTGSLPSMTRDEARRLVEERGGTAVNTISRKVDYVVAGDKAGSKIAKAEKLGLTVIDFAGFLALLGERD; this is encoded by the coding sequence ATGGCATCACCCGAAATCCTCCGGCGCACGGCCTGGCTGCGCGAGCGCATCGAGTACCACAACCACCGCTACTATGTCCTTGACGACCCGGAAATCTCCGACGCCGAGTTCGACGCGCTCTTCCGGGAGCTTGAGGGGCTGGAGGCCGCGCATCCCGAACTGGACGACCCCAACTCGCCCACACGGCGTGTGGGCGGTGCGCCTGCGGCCGCCTTTGCCCCTTACGAACACGCCATGCGTATGTACAGCCTGGACAACGCCATGGCGCTGGACGACTGGTTCGCCTTTGTCGGACGGGTGTCCAAGGGGGTGGGGCGATCCGACGTGGCCTACTGGACCGATCCCAAGATGGACGGACTGGCCGTGGAGGTGGTCTACGAAGCCGGGCGTTTCATCCGCGCTGCCACCCGCGGCGACGGGAACATCGGCGAGGATGTGACCCACACCATGCGTACGGTCATGAATCTGCCCCTGACCCTGCGCGGCCCGGATGTGCCGGACCTGCTCGATGTGCGCGGCGAGGTGGTCATGTCCAATGCGGATTTCGCGGCCCTGAACGAGCGTCGTCGCGAGGCCGGGGAGGTTCCCTTTGCCAACCCCAGAAACGGCGCGGCCGGGGCCGTGCGCCAGCTCGATCCCAAGGTGGCTGCCTCGCGTCCGTTGCGTTTCCTGGCTTACGGGGTGGGGCGCGTCCAGTGGGGGTCGCCGCTCTTTGCCTGGACCAGCCAGCATGAGATCATGGCCGGTCTTTCCCGGCTCGGTTTCGGCATCCCGCCCGAGGCCCGGCTGTGCGGCTCGGCCGATGAGGTGGCCGCGTATTTTTCAAGCCTCATGGAGCGGCGGGCGGCCATGCCCTTTGAGATCGACGGGGTGGTTGCCAAGGTGGACAGCCTTGAGCTGCAACGCACCCTGGGCTTCACCTCGCGTGCGCCGCGCTGGGCGCTGGCCCTCAAGTTTCCGGCCCTTCAGGCCAAAACCGTGCTGCGCGACATCCGCATCCAGGTGGGTCGTACCGGCGTGCTCACCCCGGTGGCCGAGCTGGAGCCGGTGCCCCTGGCAGGCGTGGTCGTGTCCAATGCCACCCTGCACAACAAGGGGTACATCGCGGAGCGCGATTTCCGCATCAGCGATACGGTGCTCATTCAGCGGGCCGGCGATGTCATTCCCCAGGTGCTCTCCGTGGACCTTAAGCGGCGGCCCGAGGGGGCCGAGGCATACGTCTTTCCCGGCGAATGTCCTGTCTGCGGCGCCGAGGCCCGCGAGGACGGCGAGGCCGTGCGCTGCACCAACCCCATCTGCCCGGCCAAGACCGTGCAGCGCATCATCCATTTTGTCTCCAAGGCAGGGCTGGACATGGAGGGCGTGGGCCGCACCTGGGTGCGGCGGCTGGCCGAGGACGGTGTACTGCAAAGCCCGGCCGACCTCTTCGCTCTCGATAAGACCGTGCTGCTCCGCTACGAGGGCATGGGCGACCGTTCGGCCGCCAAGTTCATTGAGGCTGTGGAGCGTGCGCGTACTTCGTCTCCGCTGTGGCGGCTCATCGCGGGCCTGGGTATCCGCCATGTGGGCGAGCAGACCGCCCGGACCCTGGCCGCCCATTGCCGCGACCTCGACGCCCTTGCCCAGGCCGATCATGAGGAACTGCTTGCCCTGGACGATGTCGGTCCGGTGGTGGCAGACTCCATCCGTCACTTCTTTCACAGCGCCGAGGCGGCCGACTTGCTGCGCCGTTTCCGCGAGGCGGATTTCTGGCCCGAGGGCGGCCCGGTCCTTCCCGATGCGGGCGATGGGGCGGGCGAGGCTGCGCCGCTGGCGGGCAAGGTGTTCATCTTCACCGGCAGCCTGCCCTCCATGACCCGCGACGAGGCCCGGCGGCTGGTGGAGGAGCGGGGCGGCACGGCTGTCAATACCATCTCCAGGAAGGTGGACTACGTGGTGGCGGGCGACAAGGCGGGCTCCAAGATCGCCAAGGCCGAAAAACTGGGGCTCACGGTCATTGACTTTGCCGGGTTCCTGGCCTTACTCGGGGAACGCGACTGA
- the clpA gene encoding ATP-dependent Clp protease ATP-binding subunit ClpA: MLSKELESALTAAVNEVRRRNHEFLTLEHLLFAIASGEQGEEILEACGAEMDRLRDQLGRFFAENMEALPANTETEVIQTLGVRRVLQRAVWQKKASGKSVVEVGDVLAAMFDEEDSYAVYFLRTHDVSRLDILEFISHGMSTGEEWGNLGGERREVRPEPTDGKRGDKKSPLEEYTVNLTERAAQGLIDPLIGRAAELERTVQVLSRRRKNNPIFVGDPGVGKTAMAEGLALMIVEGQVPGDFLESEVYALDMGSLLAGTKYRGDFEARLKSVLAQLKATRGAILFVDEIHTIVGAGSVSGGSMDASNILKPLLQSGEIRCIGSTTFEEYKNHFEKDRALSRRFQKIEIAEPSVDETIAILKGLKSHYEKFHGVSYTHFSLKAAAELSDRYITDRHLPDKAIDVMDEAGALYKLSARSRKGDRIKVADIEKVVARMARIPARRLTVSDRSRLQHLEDDLKSVVFGQDEAVRALAKSIKRSRAGMRQMGRPVGSFLLTGPTGVGKTELARQLAKVLGIGFLRFDMSEYMEKHAVARLIGAPPGYVGFDQGGLLTEGVRKKPHCVVLFDEIEKAHPDVFNILLQVMDYATLTDNNGRKADFRHVILLMTSNAGARELSKGAIGFQRDKDSDRKGGAMKALERLFSPEFRNRLDSIVAFTSLEQPIMEQIVDKFLKELNDQLQDRRVVITLTPEARARLAEMGHDPNMGARPMGRVIQTEIKDVIADELLFGELSKGGVVTVSLAGKAVKPAKTGKSLKPVSGSGRDGTGEFAFAYEPVGGAAVAR, from the coding sequence ATGCTGAGCAAGGAACTCGAAAGCGCATTGACGGCAGCGGTCAACGAGGTCAGGCGGCGCAATCATGAATTCCTGACCCTGGAGCATCTGCTCTTTGCCATCGCCTCCGGCGAGCAGGGAGAGGAGATTCTTGAGGCCTGCGGTGCCGAGATGGACAGACTGCGCGACCAGTTGGGAAGGTTTTTCGCGGAAAACATGGAAGCCCTGCCCGCGAACACCGAGACCGAGGTTATCCAGACCCTGGGCGTCCGCCGTGTTCTTCAACGCGCCGTGTGGCAGAAAAAAGCCTCGGGAAAGAGCGTGGTCGAGGTGGGGGATGTGCTGGCCGCCATGTTCGATGAAGAGGACTCCTACGCGGTCTATTTTCTGCGCACACACGACGTGTCGCGCCTGGACATCCTTGAGTTCATTTCTCACGGTATGTCCACGGGCGAGGAGTGGGGCAACCTTGGAGGCGAGCGGCGCGAAGTCCGCCCCGAGCCCACGGACGGCAAGCGGGGCGACAAGAAGAGCCCCCTTGAGGAATACACGGTCAATCTTACCGAGCGGGCGGCCCAGGGACTCATTGATCCGCTCATCGGCCGGGCAGCCGAGCTTGAGCGTACGGTTCAGGTGCTTTCACGCAGACGCAAGAACAATCCTATCTTCGTGGGCGACCCTGGCGTCGGCAAGACGGCCATGGCCGAGGGGCTGGCTCTGATGATCGTCGAGGGCCAGGTTCCGGGGGATTTCCTTGAGTCCGAGGTCTATGCCCTGGACATGGGCTCGCTCCTGGCGGGAACCAAATATCGCGGCGATTTCGAGGCCCGGCTCAAGAGTGTCCTTGCCCAGCTCAAGGCAACCAGGGGAGCCATTCTTTTCGTGGACGAGATCCACACCATCGTGGGTGCGGGCTCGGTCAGCGGTGGGAGCATGGATGCCTCCAATATTCTCAAGCCCTTGCTCCAGTCGGGCGAGATCCGTTGTATCGGTTCCACCACTTTCGAGGAATACAAGAACCATTTCGAGAAGGACCGCGCCCTGTCGCGCCGGTTCCAGAAGATCGAGATCGCCGAGCCGAGCGTGGACGAGACCATCGCCATCCTCAAGGGGCTCAAGTCCCACTATGAGAAGTTTCACGGTGTCAGCTACACCCACTTCTCTCTCAAGGCCGCGGCCGAATTGTCCGACCGCTACATCACTGACAGGCATCTGCCGGACAAGGCCATTGATGTCATGGACGAGGCGGGTGCCCTCTACAAGCTCTCCGCACGCTCGCGCAAAGGCGACCGTATCAAGGTGGCGGACATCGAAAAGGTCGTGGCCCGCATGGCCAGAATTCCGGCCCGCAGGCTGACCGTGTCCGACCGCTCACGGCTCCAGCACCTTGAGGACGACCTCAAATCCGTGGTCTTCGGTCAGGATGAGGCTGTTCGTGCCCTGGCCAAATCCATCAAGCGTTCCAGGGCGGGTATGCGTCAGATGGGCCGTCCCGTGGGCAGCTTCCTGCTCACCGGCCCCACGGGAGTGGGCAAGACCGAGCTGGCCCGCCAACTGGCCAAGGTGCTCGGCATCGGGTTTCTGCGCTTCGACATGAGTGAATACATGGAAAAACATGCCGTGGCCCGGCTCATCGGTGCGCCTCCCGGCTATGTGGGCTTCGACCAGGGCGGCCTGCTCACCGAGGGTGTGCGCAAGAAGCCCCACTGCGTGGTGCTTTTCGATGAGATCGAGAAGGCGCACCCGGATGTCTTCAACATCCTGCTCCAGGTCATGGACTACGCCACCCTGACCGACAACAACGGGCGCAAGGCCGACTTCCGCCACGTCATCCTGCTGATGACCTCAAACGCGGGCGCACGCGAACTCTCCAAGGGGGCCATCGGCTTCCAGCGCGACAAGGATTCCGACCGCAAGGGCGGGGCCATGAAGGCTCTGGAAAGACTCTTCAGCCCCGAGTTCCGCAATCGGCTCGACTCCATCGTGGCCTTTACGTCACTGGAACAACCGATCATGGAGCAGATCGTGGACAAGTTCCTCAAGGAACTCAACGACCAGTTGCAGGATAGGCGCGTGGTGATCACCCTGACGCCCGAGGCCCGCGCCCGGCTGGCCGAGATGGGACACGACCCGAACATGGGCGCACGGCCCATGGGGCGTGTCATTCAGACAGAAATCAAGGATGTCATCGCCGACGAGCTGCTTTTTGGCGAGTTGTCCAAGGGCGGGGTGGTCACGGTGTCCCTGGCGGGCAAGGCCGTCAAGCCTGCAAAGACCGGCAAGTCCCTCAAGCCCGTGTCCGGATCGGGGCGCGATGGGACTGGTGAATTCGCCTTCGCCTATGAGCCGGTCGGGGGGGCGGCAGTAGCCCGGTGA
- a CDS encoding DUF190 domain-containing protein, translating to MQLLEQAERIRIYIGEDDTHQGRSLAEVIVERARAMGLAGATVFRGLSGFGANSRIHTARILRLSEDLPVVVEIVDHPDRLAPLMDALDTIMSEGMITTEPVRVVAYRHSAKVDRQG from the coding sequence ATGCAACTGCTGGAACAGGCCGAACGCATCCGCATCTACATCGGCGAGGACGACACGCATCAGGGACGGTCGCTGGCCGAGGTCATCGTGGAACGCGCAAGGGCCATGGGACTGGCCGGGGCCACGGTTTTTCGCGGCTTGAGCGGTTTTGGGGCCAACAGCCGCATCCACACGGCCAGGATACTGCGTCTTTCCGAGGACCTGCCCGTGGTGGTGGAGATCGTCGATCACCCGGATCGACTGGCCCCGCTCATGGACGCTCTGGACACCATAATGAGCGAGGGGATGATCACCACTGAACCCGTCCGGGTGGTGGCCTATCGTCACAGCGCCAAGGTGGATCGGCAAGGCTAA
- the uvrB gene encoding excinuclease ABC subunit UvrB, with translation MPPFKLVSQYTPMGDQPRAIDQLVTGLRDGVRDQVLLGATGTGKTFTMANVVATLDRPALVLAPNKTLAAQLYSEFRGLFPENAVEYFVSYYDYYQPEAYLPHSDVFIEKDSSINDDIDKLRHAATHALLTRRDVLIVASVSCIYGLGSPDFYAKMVIPVEEGQAMTMESLLSRLVEIHYERNDYDFHRGTFRVRGDVVEIIPAYSREKALRIEFFGDEIDSLAETDPLTGEVRDRLRKTVIYPGSHFVSDRENLDRAVNDIRDELQQRLAEFKAANRLVEAQRLEQRTMYDLEIIEELGFCSGIENYSRHLDGRSKDQPPATLLDYFPEDFILFVDESHIALPQVGGMFKGDRSRKTTLVDFGFRLPSALDNRPLDYQEFQSRIRQAVYVSATPGHLELDLAQGVVVEQIIRPTGLLDPLVEVRPVAGQIDDLLGECKQRQSRDERVLVTTLTKRMAEDLNEYLNSMGVPSRYLHSDIDTLERMAIIQALRAGEFFVLVGINLLREGLDIPEVSLVAILDADKEGFLRSARSLVQTFGRAARNVDGRVVMYADAVTGSMAEAMDETARRRERQQAHNEAHGITPVTIRKNLGNLFADAGEAKGRGKKLPAIEDAPPGASAKELNTLVRQLERQMREAAKELEFERAADLRDRVALIRERILELG, from the coding sequence ATGCCACCATTCAAGCTTGTCAGCCAATACACTCCCATGGGAGACCAGCCCCGGGCCATAGACCAGCTCGTGACAGGCCTTCGGGACGGGGTGCGCGATCAGGTGCTGCTCGGAGCCACGGGCACGGGCAAGACCTTCACCATGGCCAACGTGGTGGCGACCCTTGACCGGCCCGCCCTGGTGCTGGCGCCCAACAAGACCCTGGCAGCCCAGCTCTACAGCGAGTTCCGGGGATTGTTCCCGGAAAACGCAGTGGAGTATTTCGTCAGCTATTACGATTACTATCAGCCGGAAGCCTACCTTCCTCATTCCGATGTCTTCATTGAGAAAGACTCGTCCATCAACGACGACATCGACAAGCTGCGCCACGCCGCCACCCACGCCCTGTTGACGCGGCGCGACGTGCTCATCGTGGCCTCGGTCTCCTGCATTTACGGTCTGGGTTCGCCCGATTTCTATGCCAAGATGGTCATCCCGGTGGAGGAGGGGCAGGCCATGACCATGGAGTCTCTGCTTTCGCGGCTGGTGGAGATCCACTATGAGCGCAACGACTACGACTTTCATCGCGGTACCTTCCGGGTGCGCGGCGATGTGGTGGAGATCATCCCGGCCTATAGCCGCGAGAAGGCGCTGCGCATCGAGTTCTTCGGTGACGAGATCGACTCTCTTGCCGAGACCGACCCTCTCACTGGCGAAGTTCGCGACCGGCTGCGCAAGACGGTCATCTATCCCGGCAGCCACTTTGTTTCGGACCGAGAGAACCTGGACCGGGCCGTGAACGACATCCGCGACGAATTGCAGCAGCGGCTGGCCGAGTTCAAGGCTGCCAACCGGCTGGTAGAGGCCCAGCGCCTGGAGCAGCGGACGATGTATGATCTTGAAATAATTGAAGAGCTTGGCTTTTGCAGCGGTATAGAGAACTACTCTCGTCACCTGGACGGTCGCAGCAAGGACCAGCCGCCCGCCACATTGCTTGATTATTTCCCCGAGGATTTCATCCTTTTCGTTGACGAGTCGCACATCGCCCTGCCCCAGGTGGGGGGCATGTTCAAGGGCGACCGTTCGCGCAAGACCACCCTGGTGGACTTCGGCTTCCGTCTGCCTTCGGCCCTGGATAACCGGCCGCTTGATTACCAGGAGTTTCAGTCGCGCATTCGTCAGGCGGTTTATGTTTCGGCCACGCCCGGCCATCTGGAGCTGGATCTCGCCCAGGGCGTGGTGGTGGAGCAGATCATCCGGCCCACCGGCCTGCTTGATCCGCTGGTGGAGGTCCGGCCCGTGGCAGGGCAAATCGACGACCTGCTGGGCGAGTGCAAGCAGCGGCAGAGCCGCGACGAGCGCGTGCTTGTCACCACCCTGACCAAGCGCATGGCCGAGGACCTCAACGAATATCTCAATTCCATGGGCGTGCCCTCGCGCTACCTGCATTCGGACATCGACACCCTGGAACGCATGGCCATCATCCAGGCCCTGCGGGCTGGCGAGTTCTTCGTCCTGGTGGGCATCAATCTGTTGCGCGAGGGGCTGGACATCCCCGAGGTGTCGCTGGTGGCCATTCTGGATGCGGACAAGGAAGGTTTTTTGCGTTCGGCGCGTTCGCTTGTCCAGACATTTGGCCGGGCTGCTCGCAATGTGGATGGCCGGGTGGTCATGTATGCCGACGCCGTCACCGGCTCCATGGCCGAGGCCATGGACGAGACCGCCCGGCGGCGCGAGCGGCAGCAGGCCCATAATGAAGCCCACGGCATCACCCCGGTCACCATCCGCAAGAACCTGGGCAACCTCTTTGCCGACGCTGGCGAGGCCAAGGGGCGCGGCAAAAAGCTCCCGGCCATTGAGGACGCCCCGCCCGGAGCCTCGGCCAAAGAGTTGAACACCCTGGTCAGGCAGCTTGAACGGCAGATGCGCGAGGCGGCCAAAGAGCTGGAATTCGAGCGGGCAGCCGATCTGCGCGACCGCGTGGCCCTGATTCGCGAGCGCATCCTCGAACTGGGGTAG
- the dapB gene encoding 4-hydroxy-tetrahydrodipicolinate reductase, producing MATNVVILGAKGRMGDTLVNMALADEELNLVGACEREGNAGGIDHDGCIVSDCLEELLPQVPGAVVVDFTMPEASVAMAGIAARFGNPAVIGTTGLSKAQQAELATMARDVPLFWAPNMSVGVNVLLKVLPTLVRLLGPDYDMEMVETHHKMKKDSPSGTALKLAQCLAEARGWEYDEVKRHCRDGIIGERPRKEIGVQTLRGGDVFGDHTMYFFGPGERIEITHRAHSRETFATGALRAAKWLANQKPGRLYTMADVL from the coding sequence ATGGCAACCAATGTCGTCATATTGGGCGCAAAGGGCCGCATGGGTGATACCCTGGTCAACATGGCCCTGGCGGATGAGGAACTGAACCTCGTGGGCGCGTGCGAGCGCGAGGGCAATGCGGGGGGCATCGATCATGACGGGTGCATCGTCTCGGATTGCCTGGAGGAGCTGCTGCCCCAGGTGCCGGGCGCGGTGGTCGTGGATTTCACCATGCCGGAAGCGTCCGTGGCCATGGCCGGGATAGCGGCCCGCTTCGGCAACCCGGCGGTTATCGGCACCACCGGCCTGAGCAAGGCCCAGCAGGCCGAGCTGGCGACCATGGCCAGGGACGTGCCGCTCTTCTGGGCGCCCAACATGTCCGTTGGCGTCAATGTCCTGCTCAAGGTGCTGCCCACCCTAGTCCGGCTGCTCGGCCCGGACTACGACATGGAGATGGTGGAGACCCACCACAAGATGAAGAAGGATTCGCCAAGCGGCACGGCCCTCAAGCTGGCCCAGTGCCTGGCCGAGGCCCGCGGCTGGGAATATGACGAGGTCAAGCGCCACTGCCGCGACGGCATCATCGGCGAGCGGCCCCGCAAGGAGATCGGCGTGCAGACCCTGCGCGGCGGCGACGTGTTCGGCGACCACACCATGTATTTCTTCGGCCCGGGCGAGCGCATAGAGATCACCCACCGCGCCCACTCCCGCGAAACCTTTGCCACCGGAGCCCTGCGCGCCGCCAAATGGCTGGCCAACCAGAAACCCGGCAGACTCTACACCATGGCCGATGTTTTGTAG
- the aat gene encoding leucyl/phenylalanyl-tRNA--protein transferase → MTIYRLFEEPIFPDPAEAEPDGLLAVGGDLSPQRLLAAYASGIFPWYGEDSPILWWSTDPRLVLRPERLHLSRSLRRVLDRGVFAFTMDTAFEAVIRACGAVSRPGQHGTWLVPEMVDAYVAMHDLGYAHSVETWCDGKLVGGLYGVSLGSAFFGESMFHAAPDASKAAFAVLARQLARWDFTLIDCQQTTAHMLRFGAEEMLRFRFLALLREAMSNPTRPGRWVLDKLW, encoded by the coding sequence ATGACCATCTACAGGCTCTTCGAGGAACCCATCTTCCCCGACCCGGCGGAAGCCGAGCCGGACGGGCTGCTGGCTGTGGGCGGAGACCTCAGCCCCCAGCGGCTGCTGGCCGCCTATGCCTCCGGCATCTTTCCCTGGTATGGCGAGGATTCGCCCATCCTTTGGTGGTCGACCGATCCCAGGCTCGTGCTGCGGCCGGAGCGTCTGCATCTATCGCGCAGTCTGCGCAGGGTTCTGGATCGCGGCGTCTTCGCCTTCACCATGGACACCGCCTTTGAGGCGGTCATCCGCGCCTGCGGGGCCGTATCCAGGCCCGGTCAGCACGGCACATGGCTTGTGCCCGAGATGGTGGATGCCTATGTGGCGATGCACGATCTTGGTTACGCCCACAGTGTGGAGACCTGGTGTGACGGAAAGTTGGTCGGCGGTCTGTACGGGGTGTCCCTTGGGTCGGCTTTTTTCGGCGAGTCCATGTTTCACGCGGCGCCCGATGCCTCCAAGGCGGCATTTGCCGTGCTTGCGCGTCAGTTGGCCCGGTGGGATTTCACCCTCATCGATTGCCAGCAGACCACGGCCCACATGCTCCGTTTCGGGGCCGAGGAGATGCTGCGCTTTCGATTCCTGGCCCTGCTGCGCGAGGCCATGTCGAACCCTACGCGCCCTGGCCGCTGGGTGCTGGACAAGCTTTGGTGA
- the clpS gene encoding ATP-dependent Clp protease adapter ClpS, producing MSDPLAGDQATPGLRDEREVREPRKYKVLLHNDDYTTMDFVVEVLVRVFHKNEAQATAIMLAVHNQGFGVCGTYTAEVAETKVDMVHRLARSAGFPLKCSMEGE from the coding sequence ATGAGCGACCCCCTTGCAGGCGACCAGGCCACGCCCGGACTCCGTGACGAGCGTGAAGTCAGGGAGCCGCGGAAGTACAAGGTTCTTTTGCATAACGACGACTACACGACCATGGATTTCGTGGTGGAGGTACTGGTGCGCGTGTTTCACAAGAACGAGGCCCAGGCCACGGCCATCATGCTGGCCGTCCACAATCAGGGCTTCGGCGTTTGTGGCACATATACCGCCGAAGTGGCGGAAACCAAGGTGGACATGGTCCACAGGCTGGCCAGAAGCGCGGGTTTTCCCCTCAAGTGCAGCATGGAAGGTGAATAG